The following are encoded in a window of Planctomycetaceae bacterium genomic DNA:
- a CDS encoding flippase-like domain-containing protein: MSNKSDYTLWKPIFDTVILIAIEFLRKSAGKCFENLTLSIAGIYYPEGYNLNKIKKIIKTAIFLLCAGFIAKYFYSNWDSLQISFKIDKFSFLGIVFFSFTTLLTYCYRFKIITHKCSGINPPFWQWFSVVLLARFYNTFFAPSGNIYRGVELKRKFGISYTDYISAGISFTWMDLTLDLILAFVIILFTKPDFQLIGFKAYQVVGVITALIIIMPLAAYFILKAIPVKMQTLVWTKSKLSQVISATLNNVKDLKYLAKIIAWGLLVTIQTLFVYYLIFISFNFKLHIPALMLFYALLKISSAFIIIPGNIGIQEIAFGFLSSEMGTGMAEGILISTVMRVLGTTLVIIIAILIGGKGLFSKEKLKEITNERL, from the coding sequence TTGTCAAACAAATCCGATTATACTTTATGGAAACCGATTTTTGATACTGTTATACTAATCGCAATTGAATTTCTCCGCAAATCCGCGGGGAAGTGCTTTGAGAATCTTACTCTTTCAATCGCGGGAATTTACTACCCTGAAGGGTATAATTTGAACAAAATTAAAAAAATCATAAAAACAGCCATATTTCTGCTTTGTGCAGGATTTATAGCGAAGTATTTTTACAGCAATTGGGATTCGCTGCAAATTTCGTTCAAAATCGACAAATTTTCTTTTTTGGGCATCGTATTTTTTTCTTTCACCACCCTGCTGACTTATTGCTATCGCTTTAAAATAATAACGCATAAGTGCAGCGGCATTAATCCTCCCTTCTGGCAATGGTTCAGCGTAGTTCTGCTGGCGAGATTTTATAATACATTCTTCGCTCCATCCGGCAATATTTACAGAGGCGTAGAACTCAAAAGAAAATTCGGAATATCTTACACTGATTACATAAGCGCAGGCATTTCGTTTACATGGATGGATTTGACTCTCGATTTGATTCTGGCGTTCGTGATTATTCTGTTCACCAAACCGGATTTCCAATTAATCGGATTCAAAGCTTATCAGGTCGTGGGTGTGATTACCGCCCTTATTATTATCATGCCTCTCGCAGCATATTTTATCCTAAAAGCGATTCCTGTCAAAATGCAGACGCTCGTCTGGACAAAATCTAAATTGTCGCAGGTAATATCTGCAACTTTAAATAACGTAAAAGATTTAAAATATCTTGCGAAAATCATTGCCTGGGGACTGCTTGTTACAATCCAAACTTTATTCGTTTATTATTTAATCTTTATAAGTTTTAACTTCAAACTGCATATCCCCGCGTTGATGCTTTTCTATGCGCTGCTGAAAATCTCATCGGCATTCATCATCATCCCCGGCAATATTGGCATACAGGAAATCGCGTTCGGGTTTTTGAGCAGCGAAATGGGAACAGGAATGGCCGAAGGCATCTTAATCTCAACCGTTATGCGAGTGTTAGGCACGACGTTAGTAATCATCATCGCTATTCTCATCGGAGGCAAAGGTTTATTCTCAAAAGAGAAGCTAAAGGAAATCACCAATGAACGGCTCTGA
- a CDS encoding PEP-CTERM sorting domain-containing protein, whose protein sequence is MKTGNLTVLILAVVLFISYPLGAAISDNFDNGVLDSAWNVGFANASGWTYNETGGKLNVTAVDLINVNYDGDAYIKQAFSAPDDFEVKCGIAWTSNAGLSTSQAISVRLYSGATIVTQGGYLDWRSNANGQRHARIMEPSYVYDSGVNTVASSGSSQITLKRTDDVISVLWNDQVMLTASNDLAIDTLLICFSRVDEGIPQYFGDLSIDYVTAVPEPATMLFLGVGIALARRMKK, encoded by the coding sequence ATGAAAACGGGAAATTTAACAGTCTTAATTTTGGCAGTTGTATTATTTATTTCTTATCCTCTTGGGGCCGCAATCAGCGATAATTTCGATAATGGCGTTCTCGATTCTGCTTGGAATGTTGGATTTGCAAATGCATCAGGTTGGACTTATAATGAAACAGGTGGTAAATTAAATGTTACTGCTGTTGATTTAATCAATGTCAATTATGATGGAGATGCATATATTAAACAGGCATTTTCGGCACCAGATGATTTTGAAGTTAAATGCGGAATCGCATGGACTTCAAATGCAGGGCTTTCAACAAGTCAAGCAATATCTGTCAGGCTTTATAGTGGTGCTACCATTGTAACGCAGGGAGGATATCTCGATTGGAGATCAAATGCTAACGGCCAAAGGCATGCAAGAATAATGGAACCATCGTATGTATATGATTCAGGAGTAAATACAGTTGCTTCTTCCGGCAGTTCTCAAATAACTTTGAAAAGAACTGATGATGTAATTAGTGTTCTTTGGAATGATCAAGTGATGCTGACAGCCAGCAACGATTTAGCTATCGATACGCTTTTGATATGCTTTTCAAGAGTAGATGAAGGTATTCCTCAATATTTCGGGGATTTATCAATAGATTATGTTACAGCTGTTCCTGAACCTGCAACAATGCTTTTTTTAGGTGTAGGCATAGCTTTAGCAAGAAGAATGAAAAAATAA